Proteins from a genomic interval of Paenibacillus sp. FSL H8-0048:
- a CDS encoding UbiD family decarboxylase, with product MSYRNMEECIIDLEKHGHLIRIHEEVDPHLEMAAIHMKVYEAGGPALLFEKVRGSKYRAVSNLFGTIERSKFIFRDTWDSSQAVIALRSNPMKALKQPFRYIGTGLAARKALPMKKGSGVPAGFEEIRISDLPQIKHWQGDGGAFVTLPQVYSEDPDKPGIMNSNLGMYRIQLSGNEYELNKEVGVHYQIHRGIGIHQAHANRRGEPLKVSCFIGGPPAHTLSAVMPLPEGLSEMTFAGLLSGRHFRYSYVDGFCVSSDADFVITGEIHPGETKPEGPFGDHLGYYSLTHPFPVMRVHKVYAKKGAIFPFTVVGRPPQEDTAFGELIHELTGGAIRSEIPGVKEVHAIDAAGVHPLLFAIGSERYTPYQQLKQPAELLTISNRILGTGQLSLAKYLFITAEEDKPVSTHDIAGFLTYILERINLRRDIHFQTNTTIDTLDYSGTGINSGSKVVFAAVGEQKRSLCTEVPEVLQRVDQGWDPAAMIMPGIVAMQGQPFRDYASAAEEISGLSAAIAAQGALDSCPMIILCDDSSFMSESLNNFLWATFTRSNPSHDIHGVNSTVEHKHWACDNVIIDARVKPHQAPPLIPDPEVQKRIERVFSEGASLGGLRRP from the coding sequence ATGTCATATCGTAATATGGAAGAATGTATTATTGACCTGGAGAAGCACGGGCATTTAATTCGCATACATGAAGAGGTGGACCCGCATCTGGAGATGGCGGCGATACATATGAAGGTCTATGAGGCAGGCGGTCCCGCTCTGCTCTTCGAGAAGGTCCGGGGCTCGAAGTACCGTGCGGTCTCGAATCTGTTCGGAACGATCGAGCGCAGCAAGTTCATCTTCCGTGACACGTGGGATTCATCGCAGGCGGTCATCGCCCTGCGCAGCAATCCCATGAAGGCGCTCAAGCAGCCCTTTAGATATATCGGGACAGGCCTTGCCGCCCGCAAAGCGCTGCCGATGAAGAAGGGCAGCGGCGTGCCGGCCGGATTCGAGGAGATTAGGATCTCCGATCTTCCGCAGATTAAGCACTGGCAGGGCGACGGAGGGGCGTTCGTCACGCTTCCGCAGGTGTACTCCGAAGATCCCGACAAGCCGGGCATTATGAACTCCAATCTGGGGATGTACCGTATCCAGCTTAGCGGCAACGAATATGAGCTGAATAAGGAAGTGGGCGTTCATTACCAGATTCACCGCGGCATCGGTATTCATCAGGCTCATGCGAACAGACGCGGCGAGCCGCTCAAGGTCAGCTGCTTCATCGGCGGTCCGCCTGCGCATACGCTATCGGCGGTGATGCCGCTGCCGGAGGGCTTGAGTGAAATGACCTTTGCCGGGCTGCTCTCGGGGCGTCATTTCCGCTATAGCTATGTAGACGGATTCTGCGTCAGCAGCGATGCCGACTTCGTAATTACCGGAGAGATTCATCCCGGGGAGACGAAGCCGGAGGGACCGTTCGGCGACCATCTGGGCTACTATAGCCTGACTCACCCGTTTCCGGTGATGAGAGTACACAAGGTTTACGCCAAAAAAGGGGCCATCTTTCCCTTCACGGTGGTCGGCCGTCCGCCGCAGGAGGACACTGCCTTCGGAGAGCTCATTCATGAGCTGACCGGCGGGGCGATCCGCTCGGAGATTCCCGGCGTGAAGGAGGTACACGCGATAGATGCTGCGGGTGTGCACCCGCTGCTGTTCGCGATCGGCAGTGAGCGGTATACCCCGTATCAGCAGCTTAAGCAGCCTGCAGAGCTGCTGACGATCAGCAACCGGATTCTCGGAACCGGCCAGCTCAGTCTGGCGAAATATCTGTTCATCACGGCAGAAGAGGACAAGCCGGTCAGCACGCATGATATCGCCGGGTTCCTGACCTACATCCTGGAGCGGATCAATCTGCGCCGCGATATTCACTTCCAGACGAACACAACGATCGATACGCTGGATTATTCCGGCACCGGGATCAACAGCGGAAGCAAGGTGGTCTTCGCAGCCGTAGGGGAACAGAAGCGGAGCTTGTGTACGGAGGTGCCTGAGGTTCTTCAGCGGGTAGACCAGGGCTGGGATCCGGCGGCAATGATTATGCCGGGGATAGTCGCCATGCAGGGACAGCCGTTCCGGGATTACGCCTCGGCGGCAGAGGAAATCTCCGGCCTGAGTGCTGCCATTGCAGCGCAGGGGGCGCTTGATTCCTGCCCGATGATTATTCTGTGCGATGACAGCAGCTTCATGTCAGAGTCGCTGAACAACTTCCTGTGGGCAACCTTCACGCGCAGCAATCCTTCCCATGATATTCATGGAGTGAACAGCACGGTGGAGCATAAGCACTGGGCCTGTGATAATGTGATTATTGACGCCCGGGTGAAGCCGCATCAGGCGCCGCCGTTAATTCCTGACCCTGAGGTGCAGAAGAGGATTGAGCGGGTATTTAGTGAAGGAGCAAGCTTGGGTGGACTGCGGCGGCCCTAG